The Deltaproteobacteria bacterium genome has a window encoding:
- a CDS encoding NAD(P)/FAD-dependent oxidoreductase encodes MSSIDSFNITIIGAGVIGLSIAEELSANYQRVLIVEKNTGFGQETSSRNSEVIHAGIYYPHGFFKAVLCPEGNRLLYELCRRRGIPHKRIGKLIVATNDGECEQLERIKQYAEHNGVSDLSLIGQRQVGSLEPEVRAKAALYSPSTGIIDSHSLMRSFLVNAEANGAVVAFRSEVTTIHADNGIYELETNGGEYRFQTRVLINSAGLYSDRIAAMAGMNIDRHGYRLKYCKGNYFSISPSPKLNHLVYPVPPENTVSLGIHATLDLGSRVKFGPDSQYINEIEYSVDEGRKISFYQSIKNYLPGIKLESLNPDMCGIRPKLQGPGEPYRDFIIKDEKDIGYAGLINLIGIESPGLTSCVAIARYVESLVTKYL; translated from the coding sequence ATGAGCAGCATCGACTCCTTCAATATTACGATAATCGGCGCCGGAGTAATCGGCTTGTCCATAGCGGAAGAGCTCTCCGCAAACTATCAACGTGTGCTCATCGTCGAAAAAAATACCGGCTTCGGCCAGGAAACAAGCAGCCGCAACAGCGAGGTTATTCACGCGGGTATTTATTACCCGCACGGTTTTTTCAAAGCAGTCTTATGTCCTGAGGGAAACCGCCTCCTTTACGAACTGTGCAGAAGGCGCGGTATTCCCCATAAGCGGATCGGGAAACTCATTGTCGCGACAAATGATGGTGAATGTGAACAGCTGGAAAGAATCAAGCAGTACGCCGAGCATAACGGTGTCAGTGATCTCAGCTTGATCGGTCAAAGACAGGTTGGGAGTCTTGAACCCGAGGTCAGGGCGAAAGCAGCGCTTTATTCACCATCTACCGGTATAATCGACAGTCATAGCCTGATGCGTTCTTTCTTAGTAAATGCAGAAGCCAATGGCGCTGTGGTTGCATTTCGATCAGAAGTGACAACCATTCACGCTGATAATGGTATATATGAACTTGAAACCAACGGGGGAGAATACCGATTCCAAACCAGGGTTCTGATTAACAGTGCCGGTCTCTATTCCGACAGAATTGCCGCCATGGCTGGAATGAACATCGACCGCCATGGATACCGTCTGAAATACTGCAAGGGAAATTACTTCTCCATTTCGCCGTCGCCGAAACTGAATCACTTGGTGTATCCTGTGCCTCCGGAAAACACCGTAAGCCTCGGTATCCACGCCACGCTGGACCTCGGCAGCCGCGTCAAGTTCGGCCCGGACAGCCAGTACATCAATGAAATCGAATACAGCGTTGATGAAGGCAGAAAGATATCGTTTTATCAGTCCATCAAAAACTACCTGCCGGGAATCAAACTGGAATCTCTCAATCCGGATATGTGCGGTATCCGTCCGAAACTGCAAGGCCCCGGCGAACCTTACCGTGACTTCATCATTAAAGATGAAAAAGATATAGGGTATGCCGGACTGATAAATCTCATCGGCATCGAATCTCCCGGATTGACTTCCTGTGTTGCCATAGCACGATATGTAGAGTCCCTCGTGACTAAGTACCTTTAG
- a CDS encoding YraN family protein yields MNCSGRIQTGKRGEDIAVAYLKNRGYRIIERNYKCLFGEIDIVAKDGDTVVFVEVKSRKSEKFGDPQGAVGREKQKKISRISLKYLEEKHLYPCDARFDVVAIKMLPAGSIVELIQNAFELVPPYI; encoded by the coding sequence ATGAATTGTTCCGGCAGGATACAAACTGGTAAGAGGGGAGAAGATATCGCTGTTGCCTATTTGAAAAACAGGGGCTATCGGATCATTGAACGCAATTATAAGTGTCTTTTTGGAGAGATTGATATTGTGGCAAAAGATGGCGATACGGTTGTCTTTGTGGAGGTCAAAAGCAGGAAATCAGAAAAATTCGGTGACCCCCAGGGTGCGGTAGGACGGGAAAAACAGAAGAAGATTTCGAGAATTTCCCTCAAGTATTTGGAAGAAAAACACCTTTACCCCTGCGATGCACGCTTTGACGTCGTGGCGATTAAAATGTTACCTGCCGGGAGCATAGTAGAACTCATCCAAAATGCCTTCGAGCTCGTTCCCCCTTATATATGA
- a CDS encoding ribonuclease HII, giving the protein MYTFERHAHQRGYKLIAGIDEAGRGPLAGPVVAAAVILSLDYENTEIKDSKQLSARKRERLYEIIKQDALSIGLGVAEASIVDAVNVLQATLIAMKEAIANLSITPDYLLIDGTHRIFLSIPQETIVKGDSLSLSVASASIIAKVSRDRIMEIYHRQFPQYNFLKNKGYGTGEHREAIKKYGHCKIHRRSFRIKEKGALQMNAELEF; this is encoded by the coding sequence ATGTATACTTTCGAACGGCATGCCCATCAACGTGGTTATAAATTGATAGCTGGTATTGATGAGGCGGGGAGAGGCCCTCTTGCGGGTCCCGTTGTTGCGGCAGCCGTGATACTTTCCCTCGATTATGAAAACACGGAAATCAAAGATTCAAAGCAACTTTCCGCTCGAAAGAGGGAAAGACTCTACGAAATCATAAAACAAGATGCCCTCTCTATTGGCCTCGGTGTTGCTGAGGCATCCATTGTTGATGCCGTAAATGTATTGCAGGCCACTCTGATTGCCATGAAAGAGGCCATAGCGAACCTTTCCATAACACCTGATTATCTCCTCATTGACGGGACGCATCGTATCTTTCTCTCCATACCGCAGGAAACTATCGTTAAAGGCGACTCTCTGAGTCTGTCCGTGGCTTCAGCGTCCATCATCGCCAAGGTTTCACGAGACAGGATTATGGAGATCTATCATCGTCAGTTTCCCCAGTATAATTTTTTGAAGAACAAGGGCTATGGTACGGGTGAACACCGGGAGGCAATTAAAAAATACGGCCATTGCAAGATTCATCGAAGGTCTTTTAGAATTAAAGAAAAGGGCGCCCTCCAGATGAATGCGGAACTGGAATTTTGA
- the rplS gene encoding 50S ribosomal protein L19, whose translation MNVIEMLEKEQMRGDIPAFKPGDTVRVYVRIVEGQKQRIQAFEGVVIRRRRGDCRASFTVRKVSYGVGVERTFPLHSPVIDRIEVVIRGKVRRSRLYYLRGLRGKKARIKEMGK comes from the coding sequence ATGAATGTTATTGAAATGCTTGAAAAAGAGCAGATGAGAGGAGACATTCCCGCTTTCAAACCGGGTGATACGGTGAGGGTATATGTGAGGATTGTTGAGGGACAGAAACAGAGGATTCAGGCCTTTGAGGGTGTTGTCATCCGGAGAAGACGGGGTGACTGCCGGGCCAGTTTCACGGTGAGAAAGGTATCCTACGGCGTGGGAGTGGAGCGGACATTTCCCCTTCATTCACCGGTTATCGATAGGATTGAGGTAGTCATTCGCGGCAAAGTGCGGCGTTCCCGTCTATACTACTTGCGAGGTCTGAGAGGGAAAAAGGCAAGAATCAAAGAAATGGGGAAGTGA
- the trmD gene encoding tRNA (guanosine(37)-N1)-methyltransferase TrmD, producing MIRFDILSIFPEMFESPFNCSILKRAQEGGVVEIHLHNIRDYAEDKHKMTDDAPYGGGGGMVMKVEPIDRALASVAPVRDNALVVLLTPQGETFSQKIAEEMSVYSRIVLICGHYEGVDERVRVYLVDKEISVGDFVLTGGELSAMVVVDAVSRLVPGVLGNYDSASFDSFSTGLLEYPHYTRPGNYRDWQVPEVLLSGHHREIETWRRKESLKRTYLRRPDLLEKIKLSEEDRKILEEIKKNN from the coding sequence TGCAGCATCTTGAAAAGAGCACAAGAGGGGGGGGTAGTGGAAATCCATCTCCACAACATCCGCGATTATGCCGAGGACAAGCATAAGATGACCGATGACGCCCCGTATGGGGGGGGCGGCGGTATGGTGATGAAGGTGGAACCTATCGACAGGGCATTGGCATCAGTAGCACCGGTGAGGGATAATGCCCTGGTAGTTCTCCTGACCCCCCAGGGTGAAACGTTCAGCCAGAAAATAGCCGAGGAAATGTCTGTGTATTCTCGAATTGTGCTCATTTGTGGGCACTATGAGGGCGTTGACGAAAGGGTAAGGGTCTATCTGGTTGACAAAGAAATTTCTGTTGGTGATTTTGTTCTGACGGGTGGAGAGTTGTCGGCCATGGTCGTCGTTGATGCTGTTTCCCGTTTAGTTCCAGGTGTTCTGGGGAATTATGACTCGGCATCGTTTGACTCTTTTTCCACCGGGCTGTTAGAGTATCCCCATTATACACGTCCCGGTAACTACCGGGACTGGCAGGTTCCTGAGGTACTGCTGTCGGGGCATCACCGGGAAATTGAGACATGGCGGAGGAAGGAATCGCTCAAAAGAACATACTTGAGGCGACCGGATTTGCTGGAAAAAATAAAACTGTCTGAAGAGGACAGAAAGATACTCGAAGAAATAAAGAAAAATAATTAG